From Primulina tabacum isolate GXHZ01 chromosome 2, ASM2559414v2, whole genome shotgun sequence, one genomic window encodes:
- the LOC142523457 gene encoding rho GTPase-activating protein 2-like — MTGVVMVTRDGGTSSKSAVAEVREKQEDQQLSLLDFILSALRKSMVSACRVDRAEREVISAVRHMEIGWPTNVQHLTHVTFDRFHGFLGLPVEFEVDVPCKAPSASVSVFGVSADSMQCSYDARGNSVPAILLLMQERLYAQGGLESEGIFRINPENSQERHVRDQLNRGIVPEDIEVHCLAGLIKAWFRELPSGVLDGLSPEQVLQCSVEEEECVELVNQLRPTEKSLLGWAIDLMADVVEVEEFNKMNARNIAMVFAPNMTQMSDPLTALMHAVQVMNLLKTLIIRTLRQREEAAGEGYSPLSPHFLDTRSDGKYESRHEMETSHEPTPEASEDDSRALYSPCSDDKCEVESLSEIEENFLRQLDENETAAKNGFRKRLEGILCSGHMSPTSNSTFIADSYLTSSGNREESSRLSTSNGEDSKTGSVSVIHKMDSRNMSGNVGEPCRICDL, encoded by the exons ATGACCGGGGTGGTTATGGTGACGAGGGACGGCGGGACGAGCTCGAAATCTGCGGTGGCTGAGGTGCGGGAGAAGCAGGAAGACCAGCAGCTGTCTCTTCTGGACTTCATTCTATCGGCTCTGAGGAAGTCCATGGTGTCAGCCTGCCGTGTGGATAGGGCGGAGAGAGAGGTGATATCCGCCGTTCGTCACATGGAGATCGGGTGGCCCACCAATGTTCAGCACTTGACCCACGTCACTTTTGACAGATTCCATGGTTTTTTGGGTCTGCCTGTGGAATTTGAGGTGGACGTTCCGTGCAAAGCTCCGAGTGCTAG TGTTAGTGTATTCGGCGTCTCTGCAGACTCAATGCAATGTTCGTATGATGCACGAGGTAACAGTGTCCCAGCTATTCTGCTTTTAATGCAGGAAAGACTATATGCACAAGGTGGTCTCGAG TCTGAGGGAATTTTTCGGATAAACCCGGAGAATAGCCAAGAGAGACATGTCAGAGACCAGCTCAACAGGGGCATTGTGCCTGAAGACATTGAAGTCCACTGCTTGGCAGGTTTGATCAAAGCCTGGTTTCGGGAGCTCCCATCTGGTGTTCTTGATGGGCTTTCGCCTGAGCAGGTTTTGCAATGCAGTGTTGAAGAGGAGGAATGTGTGGAGCTTGTTAATCAGCTAAGACCAACCGAAAAATCACTTCTTGGCTGGGCAATTGACCTCATGGCTGATGTTGTCGAGGTAGAAGaatttaacaaaatgaatgcAAGAAATATCGCTATGGTTTTTGCACCAAACATGACtcag ATGTCAGATCCATTGACAGCTCTCATGCATGCTGTTCAAGTGATGAACTTACTGAAGACGTTGATAATTAGAACACTGCGTCAACGCGAGGAGGCTGCTGGCGAAGGGTACTCACCCTTGTCGCCTCATTTTTTGGATACACGAAGTGATGGCAAATACGAAAGTCGACATGAGATGGAAACCAGCCATGAACCGACCCCAGAGGCCTCAGAGGATGACTCGAGAGCTCTGTACAGCCcatgcagtgatgacaaatgtGAAGTAGAGTCGTTGAGCGAGATAGAAGAGAATTTCTTAAGACAACTAGATGAGAATGAGACTGCAGCCAAAAACGGCTTCAGGAAACGATTAGAAGGTATTTTGTGTAGTGGGCATATGAGTCCCACTAGTAATTCTACGTTCATTGCAGATTCTTATCTTACATCATCCGGTAACAGAGAAGAGAGTTCTCGACTTAGCACGAGTAACGGTGAAGACTCAAAAACAGGTTCGGTTTCTGTTATCCATAAAATGGATTCAAGAAACATGTCCGGCAACGTGGGTGAACCATGCAGAATCTGTGATCTCTGA
- the LOC142523478 gene encoding protein SLOW WALKER 1, with translation MAESFPVKPKLRPTSSKNTPTPESKYWRSFKIPKDISTTPSKSLIYPITSISFSPVAPHDFAAAHSATITVFSGQTLEPKSNISSFSDAAASASFRCDGKLLAAGDLTGAVRVFDAKSRNQLRLLKGHSAAARLVSYPRAADKFHLFSGGDDSVVKYWDVMSEKCVLDLLGHKDYVRCGDASPVSDDMFVSGSYDHRVRIWDVRVSNAGSVMELNHEKPVESVIYLPSGGLVATAGGNFVKIWDVIGGGKLLYSMESHNKTVTSICLGKIGKETVEEAEQYRILSVSLDGYMKVFDYAKFKIVHSMRFPNPLLSVGISLDCSTRVIGTSNGIMYIGRRKGKAESKKVGDLLGFEAADDGQNRRILRPSYYRYFHRGQNEKPSEEDYLIKRPNKVKVAEHDKLLKKFRHKEALVAALNGKNPENIVAVMEELIARKKLLKCVLNLENDELGLLLGFLQKYSTMPRHGGLLMRLANKVVELRYEDIRSSEQLRVHVRNLKRDVEEELRIQQSLLEIQGIISPMLKIAAKR, from the coding sequence ATGGCGGAATCTTTTCCCGTTAAACCAAAACTCCGACCTACTTCCAGTAAGAACACGCCGACCCCTGAATCCAAGTACTGGAGATCCTTCAAAATCCCTAAAGACATCTCGACTACTCCATCTAAATCCCTAATTTACCCCATCACTTCGATTTCGTTTTCCCCAGTTGCGCCTCATGATTTCGCCGCCGCGCATTCCGCCACCATCACCGTCTTTTCGGGACAAACGCTCGAGCCCAAGTCCAACATATCGTCCTTCTCGGACGCCGCCGCTTCCGCTTCATTCCGCTGCGATGGAAAACTCCTTGCAGCAGGAGATTTAACAGGTGCGGTGCGCGTGTTTGATGCAAAGTCTCGCAACCAACTCCGGCTTTTAAAGGGTCATTCGGCCGCCGCTCGCCTCGTCTCTTACCCACGCGCCGCTGATAAGTTTCACCTCTTTTCTGGTGGGGACGATTCTGTTGTGAAGTATTGGGATGTTATGAGTGAGAAGTGTGTACTTGATCTTTTGGGGCACAAGGATTATGTGCGATGCGGAGATGCTTCACCGGTGAGCGATGATATGTTTGTTTCGGGATCTTACGATCACAGGGTTAGGATTTGGGATGTGAGGGTATCCAACGCTGGTTCTGTTATGGAACTGAATCATGAAAAACCTGTAGAGAGTGTGATTTACTTACCATCAGGAGGATTGGTTGCAACTGCAGGAGgcaattttgtgaaaatatggGATGTAATTGGAGGTGGGAAGCTGTTGTATTCTATGGAGAGCCATAATAAGACCGTAACATCGATATGTTTGGGCAAGATCGGGAAAGAAACCGTAGAAGAAGCTGAACAATATAGGATTCTGAGTGTATCACTTGATGGGTATATGAAGGTTTTCGATTATGCAAAATTTAAGATTGTTCATTCCATGAGATTCCCGAACCCTCTTTTGTCTGTTGGGATTTCGCTAGACTGCTCCACTCGAGTGATTGGAACATCCAATGGGATTATGTATATTGGCAGACGGAAAGGGAAAGCTGAGAGCAAAAAAGTAGGAGATCTATTGGGGTTCGAAGCTGCAGATGATGGGCAAAACAGAAGAATCCTAAGGCCTTCTTATTATAGGTATTTTCACCGAGGGCAAAACGAAAAGCCTTCTGAAGAGGATTACTTGATCAAACGGCCCAATAAAGTGAAGGTAGCAGAGCATGACAAATTATTGAAGAAGTTCAGGCATAAGGAGGCATTAGTAGCGGCTTTGAATGGGAAGAATCCAGAGAATATTGTGGCTGTTATGGAGGAACTGATCGCACGAAAGAAGTTGCTGAAATGTGTTTTGAATCTGGAGAATGATGAACTTGGTCTGTTACTGGGTTTTCTACAGAAGTACTCAACAATGCCGAGGCATGGAGGGTTGTTGATGAGGTTGGCAAATAAGGTTGTTGAATTGCGGTATGAAGATATAAGATCTTCGGAGCAATTAAGGGTTCATGTTAGAAACCTAAAAAGAGATGTTGAAGAGGAGTTGAGAATACAGCAATCTTTGCTTGAAATACAGGGAATAATTTCACCGATGCTGAAGATTGCTGCTAAAAGATAA